In one window of Miscanthus floridulus cultivar M001 chromosome 12, ASM1932011v1, whole genome shotgun sequence DNA:
- the LOC136498024 gene encoding homeobox-leucine zipper protein HOX17-like, with protein MMERVEDLGLSLSLSLSSSLASPGSTHHVATMLLRAPEKRFLEMPLLLPAKRSEATGEEGLRGGGSDEEDGGCGIDGSRKKLRLSKDQSDVLEDSFREHPTLNPRQKAALAQQLGLRPRQVEVWFQNRRARTKLKQTEVDCEYLKRCCETLTEENRRLHKEVQELRALKLVSPHLYMHMSPPTTLTMCPSCERVSSSSNNGNSAAAADRKAGAAAVCHRPIAVRPQQS; from the exons ATGATGGAGAGGGTCGAGGACTTAGGGCTCAGCCTCAGCCTCAGCCTCAGCTCGTCCCTCGCGTCTCCTGGCAGCACTCACCATGTCGCCACCATGCTGCTACGCGCTCCAG AGAAGAGGTTCCTGGAGATGCCACTGCTGCTCCCCGCGAAGCGAAGTGAGGCCACGGGCGAGGAGGGCCTGCGAGGAGGCGGCAGCGACGAGGAGGACGGCGGCTGCGGCATCGACGGCTCCAGGAAGAAGCTCCGGTTGTCCAAGGACCAGTCGGACGTGCTCGAGGATAGCTTCCGGGAGCACCCAACTCTCAACCCT CGGCAGAAGGCAGCCTTGGCGCAGCAGCTGGGCCTGCGGCCCCGCCAGGTGGAGGTGTGGTTCCAGAACAGGCGCGCCAG gacgaagctgaagcagacggAGGTGGACTGCGAGTACCTGAAGCGCTGCTGCGAGACGCTGACGGAGGAGAACCGGCGGCTGCACAAGGAGGTGCAGGAGCTCCGCGCGCTCAAGCTCGTCTCGCCGCACCTCTACATGCACATGTCCCCGCCCACCACCCTCACCATGTGCCCCTCCTGCGAGCGCGTCTCCTCCTCGTCCAACAACGGcaactccgccgccgccgccgaccgcaaggcgggcgccgccgccgtctgccaccgcccgatcgccgtccgGCCGCAGCAGTCATGA